A window of Neisseria canis contains these coding sequences:
- a CDS encoding calcium-binding protein encodes MSNTTNNAYTYGTAGNDVLAGTHNIFGRGGDDVIHGYSDIDHLHGEDGNDKIYGSAHDNSMWGGNGEDELYGGDGADFIDGGADNDKAEGGNGNDRIHGGAGDDILHGQAGNDRIYGDEGNDSLLGQEGNDRLEGGEGNDRLYGGEGSDLLEGQAGDDYVYGDAGEDVVFGGDGDDYVSGGDDNDKLYGGSGADIISGGNGDDELFGDEGDDRLHGGDGNDRMEGGNGNDTLYGHGGEDILQGGAGDDMAYGGDDNDRLYGGEGNDLLEGQAGDDYVYGDAGEDVVFGGDGDDYVSGGDDNDKLYGGSGADIISGGNGDDELFGDEGDDRLHGGDGEDFIVGGEGNDSINGGAGVDYLYGGNGDDRIVGADGDDIMTGEAGNDYILAGTGDDYLVGGEGNDRLFGNDGIDDLDGSEGNDRLYGGNGNDRLLGSLGNDVILGEAGDDTLNGGLGEDVLSGGAGRDTFQFADMLDGTVDIITDFTQGLDNIQLSGQVFRALGQQVDASEFAFGSVATNAEQKLLFDQNDGALYYDADGAGGADAVQFATLSGIGLDQLTHESFSII; translated from the coding sequence ATGAGTAACACAACAAATAATGCCTACACTTACGGAACGGCTGGCAATGATGTTCTTGCAGGCACGCACAATATATTCGGAAGAGGAGGAGACGATGTCATCCACGGATACAGCGATATAGACCATCTGCATGGGGAAGACGGAAACGACAAGATTTACGGCAGCGCCCACGACAACAGTATGTGGGGCGGTAACGGAGAGGACGAGCTTTACGGCGGTGACGGTGCAGATTTTATCGACGGCGGTGCCGACAACGATAAAGCCGAAGGCGGTAATGGAAACGACAGGATTCATGGAGGCGCCGGTGATGACATTCTGCACGGCCAAGCCGGTAATGACAGAATTTATGGAGACGAAGGCAACGACAGCTTGTTAGGTCAAGAAGGCAATGACCGGCTTGAGGGCGGAGAAGGTAACGACCGTCTGTATGGCGGAGAAGGCAGCGACTTGCTTGAAGGCCAAGCCGGGGATGATTATGTTTACGGCGATGCCGGCGAGGATGTGGTATTCGGCGGCGACGGCGACGATTATGTATCCGGCGGCGATGATAACGACAAACTCTACGGCGGCAGCGGTGCAGACATCATCAGCGGCGGCAACGGCGACGATGAGCTCTTCGGCGATGAGGGCGACGACCGTTTACACGGCGGCGACGGCAATGACCGTATGGAAGGTGGTAACGGCAACGATACGCTCTACGGCCACGGCGGAGAAGATATTTTGCAGGGTGGTGCGGGCGACGATATGGCATATGGCGGAGATGATAACGACCGACTGTATGGCGGAGAAGGCAACGACTTGCTTGAAGGCCAAGCCGGGGATGATTATGTTTACGGCGATGCCGGCGAGGATGTGGTATTCGGCGGCGACGGCGACGATTATGTATCCGGCGGCGATGATAACGACAAACTCTACGGCGGCAGCGGTGCAGACATCATCAGCGGCGGTAACGGCGATGATGAACTCTTCGGCGATGAGGGCGACGACCGTTTACACGGCGGCGATGGTGAAGATTTCATCGTCGGAGGAGAAGGTAATGATTCCATTAATGGTGGAGCAGGTGTCGATTATCTGTACGGTGGAAATGGTGATGACAGGATTGTCGGTGCAGATGGCGACGATATCATGACCGGTGAAGCAGGCAATGATTATATTCTTGCAGGCACGGGTGATGATTATTTGGTTGGCGGTGAGGGCAACGACAGGCTGTTCGGCAATGACGGTATCGACGATTTGGACGGCTCGGAGGGGAACGACCGGCTTTACGGCGGCAACGGCAATGACCGTTTGCTAGGCAGTCTCGGCAACGACGTCATCTTGGGAGAAGCCGGAGACGATACGCTTAACGGCGGCCTCGGAGAGGATGTGTTGTCCGGCGGAGCAGGCAGGGATACGTTCCAGTTTGCCGATATGCTGGACGGTACGGTCGACATTATTACCGATTTCACTCAAGGCTTGGATAACATCCAGTTGAGCGGTCAGGTATTCCGTGCGCTCGGCCAGCAGGTTGATGCATCTGAATTTGCCTTCGGCAGCGTGGCAACAAATGCGGAGCAAAAACTCTTGTTTGATCAAAATGACGGTGCGCTGTATTACGATGCGGACGGCGCGGGAGGCGCAGATGCCGTTCAGTTTGCAACGTTAAGCGGCATCGGCCTTGACCAGCTCACCCATGAAAGCTTTTCCATCATTTAG